A window of the Lactobacillus amylovorus DSM 20531 genome harbors these coding sequences:
- the prmC gene encoding peptide chain release factor N(5)-glutamine methyltransferase has protein sequence MPKLTLKQIRIKVGEAAEDVRPEDIDFVLAERLNLTPSEFELKQDMVLSEDQVKQANKDIKKLARGVSPQYILGYAWFLGYKIMVQRGVLIPRFETEELVEWALKSLKSGDKVLDLGTGSGCITVALAKEAEKKGINNLTLYASDITDSALRTSEENFLNYDLDVTTRKANVLIGLEKFDKIISNPPYIKTNEKQDMDKNVLQNEPREALFAGKDGLDFYKKFAKQVRDHLNGHGEFFLEFGFSEEEQLKELFAKELPDFEIEFRKDMAGRPRMVHGRW, from the coding sequence ATGCCTAAGTTGACTTTAAAGCAAATCAGAATTAAGGTAGGAGAGGCTGCCGAAGATGTTCGACCAGAGGATATTGATTTTGTTTTGGCTGAACGTCTTAATTTGACTCCTAGCGAGTTTGAATTAAAGCAAGATATGGTTTTGTCAGAAGATCAAGTCAAGCAGGCCAATAAAGACATTAAGAAGCTGGCTAGAGGCGTTTCACCACAATACATTTTGGGTTATGCTTGGTTTTTAGGCTACAAAATCATGGTGCAGCGTGGTGTATTAATTCCACGTTTTGAAACTGAAGAGTTGGTTGAATGGGCATTAAAGTCACTTAAAAGTGGTGATAAGGTGCTTGATTTAGGTACCGGCTCTGGTTGCATTACCGTTGCCCTTGCTAAAGAAGCAGAAAAGAAGGGAATCAATAATCTGACCCTTTATGCTAGTGACATTACCGATAGTGCTTTAAGAACAAGTGAAGAAAACTTTTTAAACTATGATCTTGACGTCACTACCCGTAAAGCCAATGTATTAATTGGTCTTGAAAAGTTCGACAAAATTATTTCTAATCCACCATATATCAAGACAAATGAGAAGCAAGACATGGATAAGAATGTCTTGCAAAATGAGCCTAGAGAAGCTCTGTTTGCTGGTAAAGATGGATTGGACTTTTACAAGAAGTTCGCTAAACAAGTTCGTGACCACTTGAATGGTCACGGTGAATTTTTCTTAGAATTCGGCTTTAGTGAAGAAGAACAATTGAAAGAATTATTTGCTAAAGAATTGCCTGATTTTGAGATTGAATTTAGAAAAGATATGGCCGGAAGGCCACGCATGGTTCATGGAAGGTGGTAA
- a CDS encoding L-threonylcarbamoyladenylate synthase, whose amino-acid sequence METKILKKDQLDEAVKLLAKGELVAFPTETVYGLGAIATNEKSVKGVYAAKGRPSDNPLIVTVSDEKMMERYAKEVPERAKKLIKHFWPGPLTLLLFVKPGTLPDAVTGGLKTVAFRCPDDQLTHDLIAKLGYPIVGPSANTSTKPSPTTAEHVYHDLKGKIAGIIDGGPTRVGLESTIIDLSVKTPIVLRPGEITPEELSEVLGEKVLINTGKVSDKDVPKAPGMKYRHYAPSEPVIVVDNPADFAKIDFNEKTGVAALGSVLAKIDLSDDNKFDLGKNLVDADHNLFGALRYFDDKDNIETIYVQGFNEGEESLAYMNRLNKAAGGHHLNK is encoded by the coding sequence ATGGAAACAAAGATTTTAAAAAAGGATCAACTTGATGAAGCCGTTAAGCTATTAGCCAAGGGTGAATTAGTTGCTTTCCCTACAGAAACTGTTTATGGCCTAGGTGCGATTGCAACCAATGAAAAGTCAGTTAAAGGCGTTTATGCAGCTAAGGGTCGTCCTAGCGATAATCCTTTGATTGTAACGGTTTCTGATGAAAAGATGATGGAACGCTACGCTAAAGAGGTTCCAGAACGGGCTAAAAAGCTAATTAAGCACTTCTGGCCAGGTCCTTTGACTCTTCTTTTGTTTGTAAAACCAGGTACGCTTCCTGATGCTGTAACCGGCGGTCTTAAGACCGTTGCTTTTCGTTGCCCAGACGATCAATTGACTCACGATTTGATTGCTAAATTGGGTTACCCAATTGTAGGACCTTCTGCTAACACTTCAACTAAGCCAAGTCCTACTACGGCTGAACACGTATATCATGATTTAAAGGGTAAAATTGCCGGCATTATCGATGGCGGTCCTACTCGTGTTGGACTTGAATCAACAATTATCGATTTGTCTGTTAAAACACCAATCGTGCTTCGTCCTGGTGAAATTACGCCAGAAGAATTGAGCGAAGTTTTAGGTGAAAAAGTATTAATCAACACAGGCAAGGTTTCAGATAAAGACGTGCCAAAAGCACCAGGCATGAAGTATCGTCACTATGCTCCAAGTGAACCTGTAATCGTAGTTGATAATCCAGCTGATTTTGCCAAAATTGATTTTAACGAAAAAACTGGTGTAGCTGCTTTAGGCTCAGTTTTAGCTAAAATCGATTTAAGCGATGACAATAAATTTGATTTAGGTAAAAACTTAGTTGACGCTGATCATAATTTATTTGGTGCATTGCGCTATTTCGATGACAAAGATAACATTGAAACCATTTATGTACAAGGCTTCAATGAAGGTGAAGAAAGTTTAGCTTACATGAACCGTCTTAACAAAGCAGCGGGCGGTCATCATTTGAATAAATAA
- the upp gene encoding uracil phosphoribosyltransferase, giving the protein MGKFVVLDHPLIQHKLTIIRRKDTGSNEFRRIVGEIGGLMTYEITRDLPLEDVEIETPMGKTVQKEIAGKKLTIVPILRAGMGMLNGVLEMVPSAKIAVIGMYRDEKTLKPHEYFFKAPKDIAERECLVVDPMLATGGSANDAIAALKKRGVKEIKLAVLVAAPEGIKAVQKENPDVDIYAAAEDEKLMDNGYIFPGLGDAGDRLFGTK; this is encoded by the coding sequence ATGGGAAAGTTCGTAGTTTTGGATCACCCATTGATTCAACACAAATTGACAATTATTCGTCGCAAGGATACGGGTTCAAACGAATTCCGTAGAATTGTTGGTGAAATTGGTGGTCTGATGACCTATGAAATCACTAGAGACTTGCCACTTGAAGATGTCGAAATTGAGACACCAATGGGTAAGACAGTTCAAAAAGAAATCGCCGGTAAGAAATTGACAATTGTGCCAATTTTACGTGCTGGTATGGGGATGCTTAACGGTGTTCTTGAGATGGTTCCATCAGCTAAAATTGCGGTTATCGGTATGTACCGTGATGAAAAGACTTTGAAACCACATGAATACTTCTTCAAGGCTCCAAAGGACATCGCTGAACGTGAATGTTTAGTTGTTGATCCAATGCTTGCAACTGGTGGATCTGCTAATGACGCTATTGCTGCATTAAAGAAACGTGGCGTTAAAGAAATTAAGTTAGCAGTTTTAGTAGCAGCTCCAGAAGGTATCAAGGCTGTTCAGAAGGAAAACCCTGACGTTGATATCTATGCTGCAGCAGAAGACGAGAAGTTAATGGATAACGGTTATATCTTCCCAGGTTTGGGAGATGCCGGTG